TCGGGCATGAAATCAAATGGTCTACTGCTATGTGATCCCCCACTTTGAAAGGTGCCAATGAAGATTAGAGAATACTCGTCAAGCGGGCGGCACAGCTTCTGGTCATACTGAAAGAGAGTGATTGGTCTCAGCATCTGGATCATGAACATAAGAACCAGTGCCTAAGTCCACAAGTTGAGGTGCATGCATAAGGATTCTTTGGAGTGCGTCAAGGGGCACCTCACGGTCTAACCTCAAACTCTTGAGAAGAGGACATCTCGCCACCAGTCTTTCAAGGGCAGTCAAATTAACTTCTCCCTTGAGGCACGCAAAATTCAAGGAGATTAGTGATGTGCCGCTGTCAGGGAAGCAGCTAAGGCATTGGCCTTTGCCATCCTCAACTTCATTTTCTCGCAAGTCAAGCTCTCTAAGAAACCTGCAATTTGCAGTAACGGCTGCAAATCCATCGGTGATAGTCCCTGACATAGAAACGATTCACCTGCAGTTGAGTTGACAGGGTAGATTGAGAACGTGAATGGTGGGTGTAATGGGTATTAGAAAGGGTGAAGGATGGCCATGCAATACGTCTGGGAAGGAAGTAAGAAAGAGAATATGCAAAGGAAAGTATGAGAAGATGAGCAAGAAGGATATTGAGGGAAATGGGTTTAATGGGTATGGGTAAATTAGTACGTGCATGTAGGGCATGAGGTATAGGTAGGGTCACGGGCATGGTGGAAAGGTGATGAAAATGAAGTGGTAATGGGAATGTAGGTATGATAAGTGAGAGCAGTGATGATACAGTAGGCATGAAGTGTGAGAAAGTGGACATATTGATGGGTATAAGAAGGAACTATTTCATCAAGCCAACAACGGCTTCAGCATAGCAAATCCTTATGAAGTGAGTGCAAAGACACAACGTTCATGGCGGGGCACACTCTTTCCATCAGTTCTCTAACACGTTCAATCTTGGAAATGGTAGTACGGAGACTGTCGTCTGTACAGCTGATATTGATGCCATGGAAAATGCCACTGCTAATAAGACTAGGCGCGGAATGGTGGTGGTGACATGAAGATACCAGGGATGAGCTCAGACATATCGTTGCATATCCACCTGGAATACATCTGTTACCCTTTTAACCCGGTATTTAATGGGCCATCCAAACTTCACGACTCTGTTTTGCATCTGGGTTGCTGATGGCCCAGACTTATCACTTGCTTCTGTCTATGGTCCCGGGCCCAAATCCACGAGAACAACCTGAATATTCCTTTGGCTTGCTGCCCAGTGCGTCTGGTTTTATAGAAAATGAGGAACGACCCGCTAAACCATTTCGACACCTTAGCGACCCTTGCATGATGGCCTACACTTTCCCCAGCAGAGATGCTGAGAACGAAATCTGAACCTTGACACCTCTCTTGAACCTCACACAACCCCAAGTAAGGACTTCTTGAATCCCCAAAAGTTGTTGGTACCTCACGTGGACATTTTCTGGTTCAAATTCTGTGGCTGCCAATATTCTCTGAAGATCCCTTTCCTAGTCTTAAAACCTAACGGTCTCTTTCAGGGGAAAAAACAGAGGAGCAAGAAAATAGGAAGAGGAAACAGAGTatggaagaaaaacaaataaaaaaaggtccTCAAAGAAGGCTTCATATCATGAGTTATCCATGAGCCTTCTCTGATTCAGGTGAGAAAAATAACATCAAATGCAACTATGACCATTTTCACAATAGGAGCAAAACATACTAAGATTAACAGTGATAAACATGTAGGCAAGATTATATTTCAACAAGCAATCCGGTGGCCTCCAATATCCACCCcaaacaaaccaacaaatatCCAGATATCAACAAGAAATGCAGAGGAATAATAAGAAtccaaaccaaacaagaaaTCAGCTGCATTCATACCTGAGAGAAACCTTTTCCGGTAAAGCTCTGTTCAGCTACAAACACCTCAAGTTCCCctttaaaatcaacaaaactaaTGAGACGGCAGCACCTCTTCTACTCTCCAAACACACAGCTCTGCCCCTTTGCTCGCTCGCCTCAAACTTGCCTCCCAAATCTCTCTCAAAAACTCACTCTAGCTCCCCTGAATCCCCTTCTCCTCTCCTTTTCTCCCagcctttttttctctttcttttttcaaaaatccctCCTGAAAAAAACCTCTCCACCTGCAGGAGACGCTCCCCCTCTAACAGACTCTGAACACCCCCTGCATATCGTCCTCCCGGTGTCGCCTCTTGATAGCTCCTCCAAAAGCAATATCTGATTCCATAGCAGCCAATTAAAAGATGCCATGTGGTCTCCTAAGGTTGCGACACTTGGCAAAACAAGCTGCATGAAAGTGCATGAAACCGagccccaaaatgggggtctacacaacCTCAATGCAACTCCCACCTATTAATGTTTAATActtacaagaaataaaataataaaaataaacaacttaatacttaatattattaagttgtatttagaattaagtaaaattaagttctatttagatttaagtaaaaaaaaaacactaaatcAGTAggttatttaggttatgtttggttcctaaaaagtttgaaagaaaatatgaggaaaagaaaatagagaaaaaaataaaataaaaaaaataaatttaaaattaatgaattatttttatatgcgaCCTCAAACTTTTTTTATGACTTGACTACTCAAAACTTGATTTGTATATCTTGAATAAcatcctttaatttttaaaatctttaaactTGATAGGTTTGAtacaaatatttgtaatttgatCTAgagattttacaaattttaattgtttttccttCTACATAATACtctctaataaaatgatatctTGTATTGATATATTTACTTCAATCATGGAAAGttggatcttttttttttaatgtaatcaCTCATTTGTTGTCCATATAATTCTCTTTTTATGGCAAATTAAGCCccttcaacaatttttttgaacTAAATTGTATGACATACACATGTTACCGAAACAAATTGTGCTTCACAAGTTGGAAGTATCACaatagtttgttttttaaaagtccAAGAGCTCTTAAAGAGATTTCAagaagattaaattttttttgaagagtTAAAGAATATTCAAAGGTTACTTAAAagactttattaaaaaatgtagtatttatttatgaaatcttttttgatccaaaattaagtattaaattgcCTAAAATGATATTTCTGTCTTTGAACGAAAAAATCGGAGGGCATGTTTGAGATTCTtcccttaatttataaatatatcaaaattacgaTTTTATCCACAATTTTCTCATTCGGGAAAAATTTGTGTGCGTAATATTCAATCCCATCCCATCCACGGAATTACATACtgttgattgaaaattttctacgTGGATATTGTGTTACGATCTTGGTCtatgaaaaacaatataaagaagGTAGTTGGAAATTGCGAGTTCAATCATACAATCTTTCATTTCTCAAACATAAACacaccaaacaagaaaaaaaaagcacatCACAATGATAATTAATCACATACATTAATTACCTAAAAGCTGTGCCAATCCGTTAATGGCTGCTATCCAAGTATTCACCCTCTTGTCGTAGTCTTTCTGAAGACTAGTTTCCACATCTCCATAAACTCCGGTATCTACCACGTCGTTGGCGATCTCGTTGAAAATTCGGGCCACATCTTCATCCCTGCCAAGACGGTTGACGAGAATGTGCTTAGATCTCAGCTCCTTGACATCGTCCGCATGATCAATGAGCCCATAAAGGAAGCGTAAATAAGAAGTGACCCGATAGTCATCAGGGGCATCTGGACACATTTCATAGGCTACAATGTTCAAGAACCTGGACTTCGTGGAGTCATCAACGATTATTGGGGGAAGATTCAGGTAGCCACGGAAGTAGTAGGAATTGAAAGAAATGTCTCTCAAGAAACTCGTTCTACTCTTTCGGAGATGGATCCCGGCAGCTTTAAGCTCCTTGATGTTTCGAAAAGACTGCCGAATGCCTCGTTGTTTGCCTTTTTTCCTTGGGCAACAGAACCGCCCATCTCCTCCTGAAGACGACGACGACTTTCCTTTTTTATCAGGTTGCCGCTCTTGTTTGGGCTCACTCTTGCCTACGAGAGCACTTCGCAAAAGGGCGAGGAGATGAGAGGGCTCTTCGTCCTCTTCGTCCTCTTCCAGCTCCATGGTTCTAATGACGAATTTTTTCATCTCCTTTTTCACTGGTCCCTCCAAATTTGCTCCTTCAAAAATCAACTTGAGGACTCCAAAGGGAAGTTGGTTCTCCAGCAGGAACAAGTCCGGCTCCGCAAAATTTATTTGGTGACTTCTAAGAACTTTTTTCCTATCTTTCCCGCAGACGAATTCTAGTAAAAAACACCCATCCAGAAGCATCATTCGGGCGAGTGCCTCATCATCATACTCGTTCGGTTGTATATTATCATAGCACGTCCTCACAGCCTCAATATTACTTTCAATTTTTGTGTACAAGGCTTCGATGTCCTGGTTACTATCAGCAAGGAATTTTTTGGCACATAGACGCTTGATCATTTCCCCTTCGTGAAGATCGGGCTTGCCATGGTGGTAAGGACCGATTGAAATTAACCTCGGTTCGTAGAATTTCTTGAAATCCTGGGTCCCCCTCAGCATCTGAGGAACCTTTGGTATCcttggccattgactttgagaTTGAGTGCTTTCTTCTGCCGTTCTGAGAGACTCAATCCAATCCCTATGACTGATTTCAACAATGTTAATCCTATGCTCCTCAGGCTCGAGGCCAGTTTGGCCATTGTTCCTGCTTGGTTGGCCGCCTTCTAGTTCTCTCTCTCCAACGTTCCTCCTTTCTTGCTGCTCTTCCATGGAATTGGATCACCACCTTGGCCTAATCACTGTTGGTATGCTAATTGGTCCAGAAGATGTAGGTCTACTGCCGATGCCTATCCTCAACATCAACCAAAATGAATGGTCTAAATAAATGGACGATGTTACTTAACATTCACGAGAGCGAAACTTTTGAAAAGTTAGTGGAAGgacaataatttaaattcttgcTAAGTCACATTTCGAAATtaggaatttcaaaaattaaatataaatttagcaattaaattatttgatattagattttttaaatttgaatattacatgtattacaaaaattaattttgaatatgtAATAATCACTGCCAGCGCTTCCTACCAAAAGGAAGGTTAGAAAGGTTACAACtattttgttaaaaagtttCAAATGTCGGGATGGCTAAAAGGGCTTCCTAAAATCTCTACAAAACATATTCTTTCAGtttgtttaatagtgatttgtgaaaacgtttttaacctttttaatattaacataattcttttttaaaaaaatttctaccaTCACTATCAAACTTgacttttaatataataattatttgcaAGTGATTCtgtagttatttttatatttttaatgattgtatgaatttttaattgatttttggaGGAAATTATATTGGAGAAAAATTCAATTCATGTGAATCAAAGATAAATATTTGTGTGAAGTGTTATAATTATTTGGACTATATTaggaagataaaattaaaatttattagtaatatatcaatgttgaaaattttgagtattATTATaggtttaaaataattattttatattagttGGTATTATCATTTGAGTTAGGATTGCACAACAATATTATACCGCACTCATTTTACATCCATGGTTGtagagaaagaaaagtgaagaaCTTGTTATatgaaatggaaatgagaatgagggtaaaaagattaaaagaaaagaaaataagatcgaaatgaaaagattcaaagagggCGAATTGAGAAATAAGTGAGATCTCttatataaattacaaaaactTATCCCGAGAATACTCCAAATGAGAAGTGTATTTAGGTATAAACGTGTATTCTTCAATAAAAACTTAGGAACGATATCGCACCACTTGATTGTGTGTATATATTtgcattatgtttatatttgaaaaaaaagatttatgtATCTATTGATTGGATGACATCAATTGTATGTTTGAATCTATAAttagagaataaaataatttatttatacaaaaaaattagaaatatttgatataatataaataattgaaacaaGAAAAGTCATGGtttatatgaatttaattttgtgtGGTTGGAAATTCAGTTTCCATCGACAGACAATAATTGAATTTGTTATCAATTATGAGAGGGTCACATTGATCAAATGACATTTTTTATCATGATATTTTCCATCAACAGACTATAATTTCATCTTATTATAAATGTATCTTAAATCCATCTTGacatccataaaaaaaaagtggtatgatccttttcttttattataattaagttaaattaaattttatttaaatttaagtttaaaaaaaaaagtacaacaACAATCACTAGATTAGTAGGTTATTGAGGGAATATTTTGAAGGAAattgtgagggaaagaaaatagagagaaaaggtaaaaggaaaaaaaaattaaaattttaaaaattaaaattaaaatcaatggtaaatattatttataagtaTTTAACTCTTTTACATGAcgattaataattttaaaattttacaaaatttaaataattttaattatattcagaCTTTCAtgggtaattttatttttatttttatttttgtaacaaaatcaaatataaagaaatatatttgtAGCATTTTCCATCAGTGGTTTCCGGAACCAAACAGATTAGTTCACGGGAAAAATGTGGGATGGATTCCACGATATATTTATAATCATTGCAATTATTGTCCTTTCATGGAAAATGTTGGGATGTGCAGTTTAACTTTAATTAAGTTGGCACTCCAAGGAATCGATGAATATAGCAGGAATAATTCAAGGCAATACTTTTTGGTGCGCATGTGGGCCAAGATCGATGAGCACAAAGTTTAaacattattcttattaaaaagaaatattgaaaCCATGCATGGACCCTCTAAGATGCTGACACGTCACCACTTTATATTCAATAACTCATCCTACCAAAAAATCTCTCTCCTGGCTGGCCCCAATTTGTGTTCAAGTGATGATATTGAAAGTGGACTACAAAACAGCTGAAATGAAAGCCATGATAGTCCATGGAGACCATGTGCTTCCACTCTTCTCACTACCATATCCGCTTCTCACCAACCTCTTCACACTCATATCCGCATGTACTCACTTTTCATACCACCCATCTCCACTCTTCCCATATCGCCTCTTTGTGCCAAATCTCTCATGCGCACTTCGTCCCACCACCTCTTCCCTCTCTACACCACAATCATACCCACTAATGCTCCAAGTCGCATATCCTACTCTCCTCACCTCTCCAAGTTGCATGCTCACTCGTTTCCATCACCAAGCTCATCTTATCTCTCGTACCATAAGCTCATCACCATCATCCTATCCCATGCTGTTCATCAAGCCCCAACCTCCGCGCCATCTCTACACTTTCGGTTATACCCCTGGAGCTGGTTCGTGCCGTCGTTCCCTCTTGTTCACCTTGAAACTATGGCTACAATATAGAGAATCCATGCACCACCAAGATGCCCAAGGCCCACTATCTTTCTTTGAGATTTAATCTTCCCACCTTAAGCCCATTAGAGGGCTCAATTTGTAGCCATTGTCCTAAGCCCATTTTGTCCTAAGCCCAtgtctattattattacttaaatCTTCAACTTCAATTTTCCCAAGGCCCATTAAAGGGCTCAATTTGTAGCCATTGTCCTAAGCCCATTTCTATTGTTATTACTTAAATCTTCAAATTCAATCTTCCTACCCTAGGCCCATTAAAGGGCTCAATTTGAGTAGCCATTGTCCTAAGCCCATTTCTAGCCATTGTCTTAAGcccatttctattattattattacttaaatCTTCAagttcaatattattattattactattattattattacttaaatcttctaattcaactttcaaaatccatattcttgcagtttattattattattattattattattattactattttaatattcaaattcaactttcaaaatccatattctcgcagtttaatattattattattgttattattattattattattattattattattactattttaatcttcaaattcaactttcaaaatccatattctcgcagtttaatattattattattattattgttattattattattattattattattatcatattattgttattattattattattattattattattattattattattattattattattattactactactacTTAAATCTTcgaattcaactttcaaaatccatattcTCGCAGTTTAATTTCCTAGGTTCATTTCTTAAATCTCATTATCAAGGTCTTCATtttggaataatttttaaattctcaacTTCTAGAGTTAATTGTCAAAAATACGAATTTCAATCTAATTACCAAagctttaatatttaaaatttagctttcaaaacaattattattatcatcactattattattccagctatccatttcaaaatttccttcttTAAAATAGTTCCAATTTTCTGGCttctaaattaaattccaatttccgaaattttaattcttatgtcaatttatttaaattctcattattttatttatttatttatttttaaaattcaatcttcaaacaattcttcaaaatcccaatttctaaatttagattttgatttgcaaaatttttaattccatattgatttatttaatcattattattttatttatttgtttatttttgaaactcaatctctaaataattcttcaggattccaatttttgaaacttaactTCCAAAATTCCCATTCTTAAATTCAGTTCCCTAGGCTCCAATTTCCATCcagttttcactcgaatagttttaattccattttggttcttaaataatcttctgatcTTCTTGATTCTACATAAGCAAGAAGTGAAGTCTTCATAATTTTAAACACGGAATTGGTAAGACTAATTCATGAacaataaattgggctttggtgggggcatGATGTTTGATCCCTTTTGATTGACAACTGTCGTACTTAGTGTATTTCGTTTGATCTTCGttttgcactccgatatgcatgagtCATATTCCGTATTCATTAATCGTGTGCTAATCCTGTTTCTGGATAGCGCATTATGGTccgtggcccaggtacgcatacACTTTCATTCtgatcattctctatgcatgttccGATTCACCTATTGTGCGTGTTTGAGGtgagtatccattgactttctcgtCGATTGCTACGTCAGTTTCATTGTATTAGTAGGGACccgattttagggacttagaggggtgctacggtttatgtcgtaccttcctgataagtaacttgacccccgagcccgatccagtttttcacggaccatcttttccaaaataaggagtcacacttagggttttctttcttatttcgtttacccttttaaaaataaaacaaaaataagtggctactccaagtcattttcaaataaaaattgagctcgcCGTCGAGTGGAGGCACATAaaccgaaatgcggggtccacaaatatattttaataaaaaaatttgtgattattattttttggatttagatttacTTATCATGGTGTTTTTTTGCAAGTGATTCTACTTGTAAGGGATTCTACGTGTAtagttgtcattttattttatttttttgcaataattgatttttagtgGAAATGATGTTGGAGAAAAATACAATTCATGTGAATGAAAGATAAATATTTGTGTGAAGTGTTAAGAGTTATTTGGCTTGtatgaagataaaattgaaatttattagtGTCatcaatattgaaaataatgaaaattatttgtctaaaattttaaatgttgttatatatttaaaataattgttttatattattagatATTATTATTGGACAATAGTATTATATCACACTCATTTTATATggaaagaaaagtaaagaaaatgtTATATGAAACAGAAATGAGAATAAAAgggccaaaaaaagaaaaatgaaataaccaaagaaaataaattaagaacgATAGTTGATTGCTTCATTATACGTAATTATTTACATCATGTTTActttaaaagaaagatttatatCAATTGATTGAATGAcaatgtttgaatatattaaataatttatttactttgtacaaaaaaaaaatagaaatatttgatataatatatataattgaaaaaaaaaaaagtgacaatctagattatttaaaatccaattggcaatgttttttaaaaacacttttaccCTAAAAAGTGATACAAGATGTATTTTAGTGCCTGAGATATAAACAATTTTAACGAGTTCTATCATTCTTTTCTTTACTTTCATTTCTAACTCAATATCTGtgtgtggattttttttttttcaaacaagttcaacgatgaaataaaaaatgtcttcgCTCCCCTTCCTTCAGTTATGTATTatgattttatcttttatattaaaaaaaaaatagagagccCTTcctcaatttataaatatatcaaaattatgattttatccaCAATTTTCTCCTTAGATAAAAAAGTGTGTGAGCAAATTCAATCCCATCCCATCCACGGAATCACATACTGTTGACTGAAAATTTTCTATGTTGATGTTGTGTTATCTATGATCCTGCTCTATGAAAAAGACCAGAAAAAAGCAAGCTGGAGATTGTATAGCAAATTCATGTGGGAAGGAAAACTGGAAAAGACCCATAATATTGCATGCATGAAATCCAGTGATACAACTTAACAATCTACACATCTTTATTTCTCTAATCACACACACCAAACAGGATAACAGCACATCACAGTCATAATTAAtccaagatatatatatatatatatatatatatatattaattaccgGGAAGAGCGTAGTAGGTCTGAACCCCAGTAAGAAATAGTATCAAAAGAGCAGCAATGAAAGCCATGACAGTCCATGGAGACCTGAAATGGTTGTGAAGGGCTTGAGCTATCCAAGTATTCACTCTCTTCTTGTAGTGCTTCTGAATACAATCTTTCACATCTTCATAAGCATCGGGATCTaccaaataatttcatttaaatatggTTGCCATATAGTTGGTTATAATTTTGTTATCCTTTTCATTCTGTGTCTTATAATTACTTGAACTTCACCTAATAGAACTTGCTCAaagtaaaatatagaaatttcttGCGATTTCATTACTCAAATATAAGAACTACAACTTGATTTGTATctcttaataatatttttaaccttcTAAAATCTTTAAATCGGATaagtttgataaaaatatttgtaatttgatctcaagattttaaaatttgtaattgtttttccttctttataatattttcaaataaaatgatatcttGATGTATTGAGTTCAATCTTGGaaagttggaatttttttttttataatgtattcTCTCATTTATTGTCCATGTGAATATCTATTGGTTCCTTTTATGACAAATTAAGCTCcttcaataattttatgaacTAAATGGTATGATATACATATCATGTTATTGAAACAAATTCTATTTCACAAGGTTAAAGTGTTACAATAGGTTGTTTCTTTTTAAGTCCTAGAGATCTTAAAGAGATCCcaagaagattaaaaattatgatttgacAAAAGAAATTGTGTGTGACATATtgttgattgaaaatatttagaggacatttgtatttttaattttttgctagAAGCAATTTGCTTTCGGactttaagttgtttatttttctatttttcatgacttattataaatttttttataaatagaaaaaacaaaaatatttgatttttttcttaatgaaaaaagtaacatattagtttttctctactttttaatatttaatacaaataaaatattaaaaaaacaaagaatcaaatacttaatattattaagtattaaagttctatttaaaattaagtaaaaaacaaacaccacacaGTTTTTTACTTAAtgctaaaaataactttttaaaataaccaaaaCACAACTCTTACCTTATTAAtgcttaatacttaatagaaataaaataataaaaaataaacaacttaatgcttaatactattaagttatatttagaattaagttaaattaagttttatttagatttaagtaaaaaaaacaccaaattaGTAGGctatttaggctatgtttggtttcaaaaagttagaaaaaaaaatacatggaaaagaaaataaagaggaaagataaaaggaaagaaaaaaatattttaaattaataaattatttttatatattaccataaaacttttttttgtatgtatttaactttttaatctagagatgaaataatttaaaatatatacaatttttttaataattttaaatatattttacgttgtttaatttttattttttttataaaatcaaatataaaaataaattaatttttttttcagtatTTTCCGAAGCCAAACATACCCTTAGAAAGCATTACTTCACAAGGAAAATGTCGGATGGATTCCAAGATATACTTATAATCAGATGCAATTATTGTCCTTACAGGAAAAATGTTAGGGTTTGCAGCTATCGCCCTTTAATTAAGTTGGccctgtaggaattgactagtAGTAGCATTGAAAGGTTGTCCTTTGTGGCTTCTATAAGATAACTCAATACTTTTTTGTACACATGTGAGGCAAGATATGTACAGATATTGAAAGAATGGACCTCCAAGATACTAAAACATCACAAACTTATGTCCAAGAGCTCATCCTACAAAAAATTCTCTCCTGGTTGGCGCCAATTGGTGCCTAAGTGATGAGATTGAAAGTGgaatacaaataattatatgaaatgatataaaaagcgaaaataattaaaaatttattacattctGTCACTctcatattcaaatattacataatgTCTTATTTATAAATACTTGAACTTGGCCAAATAGATAATCctcataataaaatatagaatttttttacGACTTTACTACTCAAACATAAAAACTAAAACTTGATTTGTATTTATGGATAGTATTCTTAACCTTCTAAAATCTTCACAAttgatatatttgataaaaatatttataatttggtcttaagattttataaattttaattattattcccTTTTCATAATactctttaataaaataatatatatatatatatatatatatatatatatatatatacatatcttGTATCGATGTATTTACCTCAATCATGgaagttggatttttttttcataatgtaATCACTCATTTGTTGTCTTCGTGCCTTCCATACAATATCTCAATACTTTTCGTACGCATGTGCAGCAAGATGAGTAGAAAGTTCAAACATTGTCCTTTCATGGAAAATGTTAAGATATGTAGCTATCACCCTTTA
Above is a genomic segment from Vitis riparia cultivar Riparia Gloire de Montpellier isolate 1030 chromosome 14, EGFV_Vit.rip_1.0, whole genome shotgun sequence containing:
- the LOC117931419 gene encoding UPF0481 protein At3g47200-like isoform X1 encodes the protein MEEQQERRNVGERELEGGQPSRNNGQTGLEPEEHRINIVEISHRDWIESLRTAEESTQSQSQWPRIPKVPQMLRGTQDFKKFYEPRLISIGPYHHGKPDLHEGEMIKRLCAKKFLADSNQDIEALYTKIESNIEAVRTCYDNIQPNEYDDEALARMMLLDGCFLLEFVCGKDRKKVLRSHQINFAEPDLFLLENQLPFGVLKLIFEGANLEGPVKKEMKKFVIRTMELEEDEEDEEPSHLLALLRSALVGKSEPKQERQPDKKGKSSSSSGGDGRFCCPRKKGKQRGIRQSFRNIKELKAAGIHLRKSRTSFLRDISFNSYYFRGYLNLPPIIVDDSTKSRFLNIVAYEMCPDAPDAPDDYAVTSYICFLYDLIDHADDVKELRSKHILHNLLGSDDDVAQIFNEIGNDLVDPDAYEDVKDCIQKHYKKRVNTWIAQALHNYFRSPWTVMAFIAALLILFLTGVQTYYALPGN
- the LOC117931419 gene encoding UPF0481 protein At3g47200-like isoform X2; this encodes MEEQQERRNVGERELEGGQPSRNNGQTGLEPEEHRINIVEISHRDWIESLRTAEESTQSQSQWPRIPKVPQMLRGTQDFKKFYEPRLISIGPYHHGKPDLHEGEMIKRLCAKKFLADSNQDIEALYTKIESNIEAVRTCYDNIQPNEYDDEALARMMLLDGCFLLEFVCGKDRKKVLRSHQINFAEPDLFLLENQLPFGVLKLIFEGANLEGPVKKEMKKFVIRTMELEEDEEDEEPSHLLALLRSALVGKSEPKQERQPDKKGKSSSSSGGDGRFCCPRKKGKQRGIRQSFRNIKELKAAGIHLRKSRTSFLRDISFNSYYFRGYLNLPPIIVDDSTKSRFLNIVAYEMCPDAPDDYRVTSYLRFLYGLIDHADDVKELRSKHILVNRLGRDEDVARIFNEIANDVVDTGVYGDVETSLQKDYDKRVNTWIAAINGLAQLLDIAFGGAIKRRHREDDMQGVFRVC